The following proteins come from a genomic window of Pyxidicoccus sp. MSG2:
- a CDS encoding response regulator, producing MTAANGPLLIVEDDADIREALQGYLELQGYTVRAASNGKEALEYMGTPPRPALILLDMALPVMDGHRVLTTRKASSVLAEVPVVILSAGMAAMNPRDRAVYASSYDVAAFLKKPVEPRRLLEVIERHALKSSGAQADTSP from the coding sequence ATGACAGCTGCCAACGGTCCCCTGCTCATCGTCGAGGACGATGCGGACATCCGTGAGGCCCTCCAGGGCTACCTGGAGCTGCAGGGCTACACGGTGCGCGCGGCGAGCAACGGGAAGGAGGCGCTCGAGTACATGGGTACGCCGCCCCGCCCCGCGCTCATCCTGCTCGACATGGCCCTGCCCGTCATGGACGGCCACCGGGTGCTGACGACGCGCAAGGCGAGCAGCGTGCTGGCCGAGGTGCCCGTCGTCATCCTGTCCGCGGGCATGGCGGCGATGAACCCGCGGGACAGGGCCGTGTACGCGTCCAGCTACGACGTGGCGGCCTTCCTGAAGAAGCCGGTGGAGCCCCGGCGGTTGCTGGAGGTCATCGAGCGCCACGCGCTGAAGTCGTCCGGAGCCCAGGCGGACACGTCTCCCTGA
- the atpG gene encoding ATP synthase F1 subunit gamma, whose product MASLRDIRKRIRSVKNTRQITKAMKMVSAAKLRKAQDAILAARPYATMLDQIIADLSARSGDANLSHPLLAARPVKKVELVLLTSDRGLAGGFNSNVIRRANRFLYENTALESIRLATVGRKGNDFFRNRGQTIRKDFGGLYQRLSYRAAADVAGELVASYLNGEVDAVHIVYNEFVSAIAQKVTVTQLLPLQTLGAEGQAPAEGAPTLVDFKYEPDRQAVLDKLVPQAVNIKLYRALLESVASEHGARMSAMENATSNASDMIGSLTLTYNRTRQAVITKELMEIVSGAEALK is encoded by the coding sequence ATGGCGTCCCTTCGTGACATTCGCAAGCGCATCCGCTCGGTGAAGAACACTCGGCAGATCACCAAGGCGATGAAGATGGTGTCCGCCGCGAAGCTCCGGAAGGCGCAGGACGCCATCCTCGCCGCGCGCCCCTACGCGACGATGCTGGACCAGATCATCGCGGACCTGTCGGCGCGCTCCGGCGATGCGAACCTCAGCCACCCGCTGCTCGCGGCCCGTCCGGTGAAGAAGGTGGAGCTGGTGCTCCTCACCTCGGACCGTGGCCTCGCCGGCGGCTTCAACTCCAACGTCATCCGCCGCGCCAACCGGTTCCTCTACGAGAACACCGCGCTGGAGAGCATCCGGCTCGCCACGGTGGGCCGCAAGGGCAACGACTTCTTCCGCAACCGCGGCCAGACCATCCGCAAGGACTTCGGCGGCCTGTACCAGCGCCTGAGCTACCGCGCCGCCGCGGACGTGGCCGGGGAGCTGGTCGCCAGCTACCTCAATGGCGAGGTGGACGCGGTCCACATCGTCTACAACGAGTTCGTCTCCGCCATCGCCCAGAAGGTCACCGTCACGCAGCTCTTGCCGCTGCAGACGCTCGGCGCCGAGGGCCAGGCCCCCGCCGAGGGCGCCCCCACCCTGGTGGACTTCAAGTACGAGCCGGACCGCCAGGCGGTGCTGGACAAGCTGGTGCCCCAGGCCGTCAACATCAAGCTCTACCGCGCGCTGCTGGAGAGCGTGGCCAGCGAGCACGGCGCCCGCATGAGCGCCATGGAGAACGCCACCTCCAACGCGTCGGACATGATCGGCAGCCTGACGCTGACCTACAACCGCACCCGCCAGGCGGTCATCACCAAGGAGCTGATGGAGATCGTCTCCGGCGCCGAGGCGCTCAAGTAA
- the atpD gene encoding F0F1 ATP synthase subunit beta: MSAQVPTAGKVIQVLGPVVDVEFPPGGLPEVYTALKVTNPNLGAEADNLTLEVAQHLGENTVRTIAMDSTEGLGRGMAVRNTGTPIQVPVGKATLGRILNVTGEPVDEMGPVKATEYWSIHRPPPPFTEQDVRVQMFETGIKVIDLLAPYTRGGKIGLFGGAGVGKTVLLQELIRNVAVERGGFSVFAGVGERTREGNDLYHEMQETKVIQTDNLEASQAVLVYGQMNEPPGARARVALSALTMAEYFRDVEGRDVLLFVDNIFRFTQAGSEVSALLGRIPSAVGYQPTLSTEMGGLQERITSTTKGSITSVQAIYVPADDLTDPAPATAFAHLDATTVLNRSIAELAIFPAVDPLDSTSRILDPGVIGQDHYAVARKVQGVLQRYKELQDIIAILGMDELSEEDKLVVARARKIQRFLSQPFFVAKVFTGKDGRYVKLADTIQGFKEIVDGKHDDIPEGAFYMTGSIDEVVENARKMAAS; this comes from the coding sequence ATGAGCGCTCAAGTTCCGACGGCAGGCAAGGTCATCCAGGTCCTCGGCCCCGTGGTCGACGTCGAGTTCCCGCCCGGCGGGCTTCCCGAGGTCTACACGGCCCTGAAGGTCACCAACCCCAACCTGGGCGCCGAGGCGGACAACCTCACCCTCGAGGTGGCGCAGCACCTGGGCGAGAACACGGTGCGCACCATCGCCATGGACTCCACCGAGGGCCTCGGTCGCGGTATGGCCGTGCGCAACACGGGCACCCCCATCCAGGTGCCGGTGGGCAAGGCCACCCTGGGCCGCATCCTCAACGTCACCGGTGAGCCGGTGGACGAGATGGGCCCCGTGAAGGCGACCGAGTACTGGTCCATCCACCGCCCGCCCCCGCCCTTCACGGAGCAGGACGTGCGCGTGCAGATGTTCGAGACCGGCATCAAGGTCATCGACCTGCTCGCCCCCTACACCCGTGGCGGCAAGATTGGCCTCTTCGGCGGCGCCGGCGTGGGCAAGACGGTGCTCCTGCAGGAGCTCATCCGCAACGTGGCCGTGGAGCGCGGTGGCTTCTCCGTGTTCGCCGGCGTGGGCGAGCGCACCCGCGAGGGCAACGACCTGTACCACGAGATGCAGGAGACCAAGGTCATCCAGACGGACAACCTGGAGGCCTCGCAGGCCGTCCTCGTGTACGGCCAGATGAACGAGCCGCCCGGTGCCCGCGCCCGCGTGGCCCTCTCCGCGCTCACCATGGCCGAGTACTTCCGCGACGTGGAGGGCCGTGACGTGCTCCTCTTCGTGGACAACATCTTCCGCTTCACCCAGGCCGGCTCGGAAGTGTCCGCCCTCCTGGGCCGCATCCCCAGCGCCGTGGGTTACCAGCCCACGCTGTCCACGGAGATGGGCGGTCTGCAGGAGCGCATCACCTCCACCACGAAGGGCTCCATCACGTCCGTGCAGGCCATCTACGTGCCCGCCGACGACCTGACGGACCCGGCGCCCGCGACGGCCTTCGCCCACCTCGACGCGACGACGGTGCTCAACCGCTCCATCGCCGAGCTCGCCATCTTCCCGGCCGTGGACCCGCTGGACTCCACCAGCCGCATCCTGGACCCGGGCGTCATCGGCCAGGACCACTACGCGGTGGCCCGCAAGGTCCAGGGCGTGCTCCAGCGGTACAAGGAGCTGCAGGACATCATCGCCATCCTCGGCATGGACGAGCTCTCCGAGGAGGACAAGCTGGTGGTGGCCCGCGCCCGCAAGATCCAGCGCTTCCTGTCGCAGCCCTTCTTCGTGGCCAAGGTCTTCACGGGCAAGGATGGCCGCTACGTGAAGCTCGCGGACACCATCCAGGGCTTCAAGGAAATCGTCGACGGCAAGCACGACGACATCCCCGAGGGCGCCTTCTACATGACGGGCTCCATCGACGAGGTGGTGGAGAACGCCCGGAAGATGGCGGCCTCCTAG
- a CDS encoding F0F1 ATP synthase subunit epsilon, with protein MAKLTVEIVTPEKRILSVQADEAIVPGGRGLFGVRPGHTPFLSLMEPGPLTLIDAGRRESYFVAGGFVEVGNDKVLVLADAAEPVAGIDVEGARRRMAEAQERMKGLSAEDARFELEQATVRREAARIGAAGVARG; from the coding sequence ATGGCCAAGCTGACTGTGGAGATTGTCACCCCCGAGAAGCGCATCCTGTCGGTGCAGGCCGACGAGGCCATCGTCCCCGGCGGCCGGGGTCTGTTCGGCGTGCGCCCGGGCCACACCCCGTTCCTGTCGCTGATGGAGCCGGGCCCGCTGACGCTCATCGACGCCGGCCGGCGCGAGTCCTACTTCGTCGCGGGCGGCTTCGTGGAGGTGGGCAACGACAAGGTGCTGGTGCTCGCCGACGCGGCCGAGCCCGTGGCCGGCATCGACGTGGAGGGCGCCCGCCGCCGCATGGCCGAGGCCCAGGAGCGCATGAAGGGCCTGTCCGCCGAGGACGCGCGCTTCGAGCTGGAGCAGGCCACGGTGCGCCGCGAGGCAGCCCGCATCGGCGCCGCCGGCGTCGCGCGCGGCTAG
- a CDS encoding ArsR/SmtB family transcription factor encodes MAHPLDLALIAHLIGEPARAGMLSRLLEGPARTAGELAREVGLSPQTVSGHLSQLLEGGLVRVEAQGRHRYYRLAGPDVARALEALSLLAPSRAAPVKVPSPLRFARTCYDHLAGKLGVDLADALERRGYLEASEETWALTPAGEHFLERLGVEAGALSRGRRAFARRCLDWSERRAHVGGALGAALAERLFALRWIARRTEGRGVRLTVEGRRGFDRELGLSWP; translated from the coding sequence ATGGCCCACCCGCTCGACCTCGCGCTGATTGCCCACCTCATCGGCGAGCCCGCCCGCGCGGGGATGCTCTCGCGCCTCCTCGAAGGCCCCGCGCGCACCGCGGGCGAACTGGCGCGCGAGGTGGGCCTGTCTCCGCAGACGGTGAGCGGCCACCTGTCGCAACTGCTCGAGGGCGGACTGGTGCGCGTGGAGGCGCAGGGCCGTCACCGCTACTACCGACTCGCCGGGCCGGACGTGGCGCGCGCGCTGGAGGCGTTGAGCCTGCTTGCCCCCTCGCGCGCCGCGCCGGTGAAGGTGCCCTCGCCGCTGCGCTTCGCGCGCACCTGCTACGACCACCTGGCGGGGAAGCTCGGCGTGGACCTGGCGGACGCGCTGGAGCGGCGCGGCTACCTGGAGGCGTCCGAGGAGACGTGGGCGCTCACCCCGGCGGGGGAGCACTTCCTGGAGCGGCTGGGCGTGGAAGCCGGAGCGCTGTCCAGGGGACGCAGGGCCTTCGCGCGCCGCTGCCTGGACTGGAGCGAGCGCCGGGCCCACGTGGGTGGGGCCCTGGGCGCGGCGCTGGCGGAGCGCCTCTTCGCGCTGCGCTGGATTGCGCGCCGCACGGAGGGCCGCGGGGTGCGGCTCACCGTGGAAGGCCGGCGCGGCTTCGACCGGGAGCTGGGGCTGTCCTGGCCGTGA
- a CDS encoding group I truncated hemoglobin, with amino-acid sequence MNAAAMKSVYEQIGGEPAMAAAVEVFYRKVLSDDRISHYFEDVDMERQAAKQKAFLTMVTGGPSSYSGRDMRAGHAHLVARGLNDTHFDAVAGHLKETLEELGVAAPLVARVLAIAESARADVLNR; translated from the coding sequence ATGAACGCAGCGGCGATGAAGAGCGTCTACGAGCAGATTGGCGGGGAGCCGGCGATGGCGGCGGCGGTGGAGGTCTTCTACCGGAAGGTCCTCTCGGACGACCGCATCAGCCACTACTTCGAGGACGTGGACATGGAGCGCCAGGCGGCCAAGCAGAAGGCGTTCCTCACCATGGTGACGGGCGGGCCGTCGAGCTACTCGGGCCGGGACATGCGCGCGGGGCACGCGCACCTCGTGGCACGCGGGCTGAATGACACGCACTTCGACGCGGTGGCGGGCCACCTCAAGGAGACGCTGGAGGAGCTCGGCGTCGCAGCGCCACTGGTGGCGCGCGTGCTGGCCATCGCGGAGAGCGCCCGCGCGGACGTGCTCAACCGCTAG
- a CDS encoding FAD-binding oxidoreductase, with the protein MAKVKHESRWYPLESGESVLDGLLRQGVSVPNSCRAGACQSCLMKAERGTVPEAARVGLKDTLVAQGYFLACTCRPPAGTELEVAGAEALRVPARISSLTLLSSDVLRVRLVTDVPFEYRAGQYVSLVRADGLTRSYSLASLPREGELELHVRLLPGGAMSCWLAGVARPGDAVQLQGPAGSCFYVPGRPEQPLLLAGTGTGLAPLYGIVRDALEAGHSGPIWLFHGARGPEGLYLRDALRELAERHPQLHYRPGVLAGGSRDVAEGPLDVLIRAECPKPVGFRAYLCGDPQLVLSLRKKLFLSGLSLKDLHADSFLPSAPKAEVATTPATGVR; encoded by the coding sequence ATGGCGAAGGTGAAACATGAGTCGCGGTGGTATCCGCTGGAGTCGGGGGAGAGCGTCCTGGACGGGCTGCTGCGCCAGGGCGTGTCCGTCCCCAACTCCTGCCGCGCGGGTGCCTGCCAGTCCTGCCTGATGAAGGCGGAGCGCGGCACGGTGCCGGAGGCCGCGCGCGTGGGGCTGAAGGACACGCTCGTGGCCCAGGGCTACTTCCTCGCGTGCACCTGCCGGCCTCCGGCGGGCACGGAGCTGGAGGTGGCGGGCGCGGAAGCGCTGCGGGTGCCGGCGCGAATCTCCTCGCTGACGCTGCTGTCCTCGGACGTGCTGCGCGTGCGGCTCGTCACCGACGTGCCCTTCGAGTACCGCGCCGGGCAGTACGTGTCACTGGTGCGCGCGGACGGGCTCACCCGCAGCTACTCCCTGGCGAGCCTGCCGCGCGAGGGCGAGCTGGAGCTGCACGTGCGCCTCCTCCCGGGCGGAGCGATGAGCTGCTGGCTGGCCGGCGTGGCGCGGCCGGGAGACGCCGTGCAGCTCCAGGGTCCCGCGGGGAGCTGCTTCTACGTCCCGGGCCGCCCCGAGCAACCGCTGCTGCTGGCCGGCACGGGCACCGGCCTGGCGCCGCTGTACGGCATCGTCCGCGACGCGCTGGAGGCGGGTCACTCCGGTCCCATCTGGCTCTTCCACGGGGCGCGCGGGCCGGAGGGGCTCTACCTTCGAGACGCACTGCGTGAGCTGGCCGAGCGCCACCCGCAGCTCCACTACCGGCCGGGCGTGCTGGCGGGCGGCAGCCGGGACGTCGCGGAAGGGCCGCTCGACGTGCTCATCCGCGCCGAGTGTCCGAAGCCGGTAGGCTTCCGGGCGTACCTCTGCGGAGACCCCCAGTTGGTGTTATCCCTTCGCAAGAAGCTCTTCCTGTCGGGGCTCTCGCTGAAGGACCTCCACGCGGACTCCTTCCTGCCGAGCGCTCCCAAGGCGGAGGTTGCTACAACCCCCGCCACCGGAGTCCGCTGA
- a CDS encoding RrF2 family transcriptional regulator produces the protein MHLTLHADYSLRVLLYLATRREKPSSTQEIADAYGISKHHLVRVVQTLAGQGFVDARAGRSGGVTLGREPKDINVGKVLRAAEPDFHLVECFDRERNGCPITPACGLKGVLAEAREAFLGVLDGYTLADLLERSRPDLADFFLPARAG, from the coding sequence GTGCACCTCACCCTCCACGCCGACTACTCGCTGCGCGTCCTGCTCTACCTGGCCACCCGTCGTGAGAAGCCCTCGTCCACGCAGGAGATTGCGGACGCGTACGGCATCTCCAAGCACCACCTGGTGCGGGTGGTGCAGACGCTGGCGGGGCAGGGCTTCGTGGACGCGCGCGCGGGGCGCTCGGGTGGGGTGACGCTGGGGCGCGAGCCGAAGGACATCAACGTGGGCAAGGTGCTGCGCGCGGCCGAGCCGGACTTCCACCTGGTGGAGTGCTTCGACCGCGAGCGCAACGGGTGCCCCATCACCCCCGCGTGCGGCCTCAAGGGCGTGCTGGCCGAGGCACGCGAGGCCTTCCTCGGCGTGCTGGACGGGTACACGCTCGCGGACCTGCTGGAGCGCTCGCGCCCGGACCTGGCGGACTTCTTCCTGCCCGCGCGCGCGGGGTGA
- a CDS encoding methyl-accepting chemotaxis protein: MKLRLRSVGWKLLLPTFALLTALLGGQGVYLVHGMREMNETALEHRGQAMADLLANIGRDSVSYYNLRNLDLLTTQVTRAPEVVFAAFHDESGKLLTQQESPPTEPVANAALLRYERALQDADGRPLGTLRMYFTREAIEQSTRRGLVLVLGCVLATLVAAGLGIALLIRHLLRPVRELTRVAEEVVSTGDLRQDIRVDSVDEIGRLSAAFAEMIAKMREALSNLQTSSRRLDESATQLTAATHDQGETLSRQASALQQTHTTANEIQQTSTLAAQKARDVLEVMEHADQASREGASAVDNGIQRLGEIREQVEQMTGRITRLSERTRQIATITGTVKDLADQSNMLALNAAIEAARSGEHGKGFGVVAREIRSLADQSIQATQRVRDVLDDISAAIHEAVGMNASGMLRIETGLAEVRVTGDSLRQLSGIVKESTVAARQISAVVSQQGAGVHQTFLALGELQKMMDESMARLESTRRAASVVSEVSRAAARVVEQYQVQ, encoded by the coding sequence ATGAAGCTGAGACTTCGGAGCGTTGGATGGAAGCTCCTGCTGCCCACCTTCGCCCTGCTGACGGCGCTGCTCGGCGGGCAGGGCGTGTACCTGGTGCATGGCATGCGCGAGATGAACGAGACCGCGCTGGAGCACCGGGGGCAGGCCATGGCGGACCTCCTCGCGAACATCGGCCGGGACTCCGTCTCCTATTACAACCTGCGCAACCTGGACCTGCTCACCACGCAGGTGACCCGGGCGCCGGAGGTCGTCTTCGCGGCCTTCCATGACGAGTCGGGCAAGCTCCTCACCCAGCAGGAGTCGCCGCCCACCGAGCCCGTCGCGAATGCGGCGCTGCTGCGCTACGAGCGCGCCCTCCAGGACGCGGACGGCCGCCCGCTGGGGACGCTGCGCATGTACTTCACCCGCGAGGCGATTGAGCAGAGCACCCGGAGGGGCCTCGTCCTCGTGCTGGGCTGCGTGCTCGCCACCCTGGTGGCCGCGGGCCTCGGCATCGCGCTGCTCATCCGGCACCTGCTGCGGCCGGTGCGCGAGCTGACGCGCGTGGCCGAGGAGGTGGTGAGCACCGGCGACCTCCGTCAGGACATCCGCGTGGACTCGGTGGATGAAATCGGCCGGCTCTCCGCCGCGTTCGCCGAGATGATAGCGAAGATGCGCGAGGCCCTGAGCAACCTCCAGACGTCCTCACGCCGGCTGGACGAGTCCGCCACCCAGCTCACCGCCGCCACCCACGACCAGGGCGAGACGCTGTCGCGCCAGGCCAGCGCCCTGCAGCAGACCCACACCACCGCCAACGAGATTCAGCAGACGTCCACGCTCGCGGCGCAGAAGGCCCGGGACGTGCTCGAGGTGATGGAGCACGCGGACCAGGCCTCCCGCGAGGGCGCGTCCGCCGTCGACAACGGCATCCAGCGGCTGGGCGAGATTCGCGAGCAGGTGGAGCAGATGACCGGCCGCATCACCCGGCTGTCCGAGCGCACCCGGCAGATCGCCACCATCACCGGCACGGTGAAGGACCTGGCGGACCAGTCCAACATGCTGGCCCTCAACGCCGCCATCGAGGCCGCGCGCTCCGGCGAGCACGGCAAGGGCTTTGGCGTGGTGGCGCGGGAAATCCGCTCGCTCGCGGACCAGTCCATCCAGGCGACGCAGCGCGTGCGCGACGTGCTCGACGACATCAGCGCCGCCATCCACGAGGCGGTCGGAATGAATGCGAGCGGGATGCTGCGCATCGAGACCGGCCTGGCCGAGGTGCGCGTCACGGGTGACAGCCTGCGCCAGCTCTCCGGCATCGTGAAGGAGAGCACGGTCGCCGCCCGGCAGATTTCCGCGGTCGTCTCGCAGCAGGGCGCGGGCGTCCATCAGACCTTCCTCGCCCTGGGCGAGCTGCAGAAGATGATGGACGAGTCGATGGCGCGCCTCGAGTCCACCCGGCGCGCCGCCAGTGTGGTGAGCGAGGTGTCCCGCGCGGCCGCCCGCGTGGTGGAGCAGTACCAGGTCCAGTGA
- a CDS encoding substrate-binding protein: MPPPRPTPVRAVLLLLLLVTPWAAAASAETVKLGFNYPRTGPYFAEGLDQLRAAQLALDEVNAAGGILGRRVELAIRDTRGDARVARANAVELVEKEGAVMLFGGSSSSVAVAMGEVAEEKGVPFFGTLTYSNATTGGDGHRHTFRECNNAWMAAKVLSKHLNARFDGKKYFYITADYTWGWSTEESLRRFTGTADTAVHQGVRTPFPVSTAEDFKRALRAAQAAKPDVLVLVLFGQDMVNAINIASGWGLKQRMQLVVPNLTLAMAEGAGPENMAGVVGTVPWSWEIAWQFRFEGGIQFVEAFARRYGRYPSTAGASAYTIVHEYKAAVERAGTFGGSAVVRALEGHRYTRLKDAQEWRAFDHQSLQTVYVVRGNPPDVVRADKYRLRYFDVLDQMTGQEAAQTRGEWEAERRAAKKPPTLEKLADEGTGVR, encoded by the coding sequence ATGCCCCCTCCACGACCCACTCCGGTGCGCGCCGTCCTGCTGCTGCTGTTGCTCGTCACCCCGTGGGCCGCGGCGGCCTCGGCGGAGACCGTCAAGCTCGGCTTCAACTACCCCCGCACCGGCCCCTATTTCGCGGAAGGGCTGGACCAGCTGCGCGCCGCGCAACTGGCCCTGGACGAGGTCAACGCCGCGGGCGGAATCCTGGGCCGGCGGGTGGAGCTCGCCATCCGTGACACCCGCGGCGACGCCAGGGTGGCGCGGGCCAATGCGGTGGAGCTCGTCGAGAAGGAAGGCGCGGTGATGCTCTTCGGCGGCTCGTCGTCCAGCGTCGCCGTCGCCATGGGGGAGGTCGCCGAGGAGAAGGGCGTGCCCTTCTTCGGGACGCTGACGTACTCCAACGCCACCACCGGCGGCGACGGGCACCGGCACACCTTCCGCGAGTGCAACAACGCGTGGATGGCGGCGAAGGTGCTCTCCAAGCACCTCAACGCCCGCTTCGACGGCAAGAAGTACTTCTACATCACCGCGGACTACACCTGGGGCTGGAGCACCGAGGAGTCCCTGCGGCGCTTCACCGGCACCGCGGACACGGCCGTCCACCAGGGCGTGCGCACGCCCTTCCCGGTCTCCACCGCCGAGGACTTCAAGCGGGCCCTGCGCGCCGCCCAGGCGGCGAAGCCCGACGTGCTGGTGCTGGTGCTGTTCGGCCAGGACATGGTGAACGCCATCAACATCGCCTCGGGCTGGGGCCTCAAGCAGCGCATGCAGCTGGTGGTCCCCAACCTGACGCTGGCCATGGCCGAGGGCGCTGGCCCGGAGAACATGGCCGGAGTCGTCGGCACGGTTCCGTGGAGCTGGGAGATTGCCTGGCAGTTCCGCTTCGAGGGCGGCATCCAGTTCGTCGAGGCATTCGCTCGGCGCTACGGGCGCTACCCGTCCACCGCGGGCGCGTCCGCGTACACCATCGTCCACGAATACAAGGCGGCCGTGGAGCGCGCGGGCACCTTCGGCGGGAGTGCCGTGGTGCGGGCGCTCGAGGGCCACCGGTACACGCGCCTCAAGGACGCGCAGGAGTGGCGCGCCTTCGACCACCAGTCGCTGCAGACGGTGTACGTGGTGCGCGGCAACCCTCCGGACGTGGTGCGCGCGGACAAGTACCGGCTCCGCTACTTCGACGTGCTGGACCAGATGACGGGCCAGGAGGCGGCGCAGACGCGCGGGGAGTGGGAGGCCGAGCGCCGCGCGGCGAAGAAGCCGCCCACCCTCGAGAAGCTCGCGGACGAAGGGACGGGAGTACGATGA
- a CDS encoding ADP-ribosylglycohydrolase family protein — MPLTPAERQDRFHAAFVGLAIGDALGFPLRGIPPASLARLPNLADDFAPRPRGKFAKGQFSDDTQLLLAAAESVIREGKVDGRSAAAHLAWLWQEGIILQPPRSLADALQRLAGGTPWMSAGASLGTKCPSVLSRALVVGLLESGHRARLPHDAGVLTVITHKDPICAAAAAAFAQAAALGMEEEALTPAAFCEELALAAAVHDKGLAEEVRHLPRLLTWDTVRALGQLRKVGVPPSELKGVDGLPAHVVPVLLTSLYAALKVPHDFREAVALTLRCGGEADVAAALTGALIGAHLGTRAIPARLRKQVLYSENLVDTADRLFRARQVRETLATALAHHRRR, encoded by the coding sequence ATGCCGCTGACTCCCGCCGAGCGCCAGGACAGGTTCCATGCGGCGTTCGTGGGGCTCGCCATCGGTGATGCGCTCGGCTTCCCGCTGCGCGGCATCCCGCCCGCGAGTCTCGCGCGGCTGCCCAACCTGGCGGATGACTTCGCGCCCCGTCCGCGCGGCAAGTTCGCCAAGGGCCAGTTCAGCGACGACACGCAGCTGCTGCTCGCCGCGGCGGAGAGCGTCATCCGCGAGGGCAAGGTGGACGGGCGCAGCGCGGCGGCGCACCTGGCGTGGCTGTGGCAGGAGGGCATCATCCTCCAGCCGCCCAGGAGCCTGGCGGACGCGCTGCAGCGGCTGGCCGGTGGCACGCCGTGGATGAGCGCGGGCGCGTCGCTGGGCACGAAGTGCCCGTCGGTGCTCAGCCGCGCGCTGGTGGTGGGCCTCCTGGAGAGTGGCCACCGCGCGCGCCTGCCGCACGACGCGGGCGTGCTCACCGTCATCACCCACAAGGACCCCATCTGTGCCGCCGCCGCGGCCGCCTTCGCGCAGGCCGCCGCGCTGGGCATGGAGGAGGAGGCGTTGACCCCCGCCGCCTTCTGCGAGGAGCTGGCGCTGGCGGCGGCGGTGCACGACAAGGGGCTGGCCGAGGAGGTGCGCCACCTGCCACGCCTGCTGACCTGGGACACCGTGCGCGCGCTGGGGCAGTTGCGCAAGGTGGGCGTGCCCCCCAGTGAGCTGAAGGGCGTGGACGGGCTGCCGGCGCACGTGGTGCCGGTGCTGCTCACCTCGCTGTACGCGGCGCTCAAGGTGCCGCACGACTTCCGCGAGGCCGTGGCCCTCACGCTGCGCTGTGGCGGCGAGGCGGACGTGGCCGCGGCCCTCACCGGCGCCCTCATTGGCGCGCACCTGGGCACGCGCGCGATTCCGGCGCGCCTGCGCAAGCAGGTGCTGTACTCGGAGAACCTCGTGGACACCGCGGACCGCCTCTTCCGCGCCCGCCAGGTGCGCGAGACGCTGGCCACCGCGCTGGCCCACCACCGCCGTCGCTGA
- a CDS encoding phage holin family protein, whose protein sequence is MDLESERLERSQLESLSTAELIRHALAESRLLVKAELLHAKKELRDELKAARTAGIFIGVGAVLSLIALSCLVVGAGLAIPMAEPWNVLVMGVAVLAIAGLLLFLGVKRLPKKPLAHTQDRLKMDYQLTRETLQ, encoded by the coding sequence GTGGACCTCGAATCGGAACGCCTGGAGCGCAGTCAACTGGAGTCGCTCTCCACGGCGGAGCTCATCCGGCATGCCCTGGCGGAGTCCCGCCTGCTGGTGAAGGCCGAGCTGTTGCACGCGAAGAAGGAGCTGCGTGACGAGCTGAAGGCCGCGCGCACCGCGGGCATCTTCATCGGGGTGGGCGCGGTGCTGTCGCTCATCGCCCTGTCCTGCCTCGTCGTGGGCGCCGGGCTGGCCATTCCGATGGCCGAGCCCTGGAACGTGCTGGTGATGGGCGTGGCGGTGCTGGCGATTGCGGGCCTCCTGCTGTTCCTGGGTGTCAAACGGCTGCCCAAGAAGCCGCTGGCGCACACGCAGGATCGGCTGAAGATGGACTACCAGCTCACGCGGGAGACGCTGCAATGA